One bacterium DNA segment encodes these proteins:
- a CDS encoding helix-turn-helix domain-containing protein, giving the protein MSVGAVLAAKRGERGLTIQQAAAATRIRADHLSALEADEPERLAAPVYAKGYLRTYARYLGLDPEPLVGMLDVPAPDPRRNLRLGTADRPPRITATAAAAAVVGVVMLALAFSVYAARQIQPDQRAQNTPASPITAAGPAGTPVPAPSPQARPIVVGVQVTDAVWINVTVDGKAQYSDAGKVLPAGSVVYFTGVDVRITSGKAAATFITIDGRAAGALGTGVATREFSSQTSS; this is encoded by the coding sequence ATGAGCGTTGGTGCGGTCCTCGCTGCGAAGCGCGGCGAGCGCGGCCTCACCATTCAGCAGGCGGCTGCGGCGACGCGGATCCGGGCGGACCATCTGAGCGCGCTGGAGGCGGACGAGCCGGAGCGGCTCGCCGCGCCCGTCTATGCGAAGGGCTACCTGCGCACCTATGCGCGATACCTCGGCCTGGATCCTGAACCGCTGGTGGGGATGCTGGATGTACCGGCGCCGGATCCGCGGCGAAACCTGCGCCTGGGAACGGCGGACAGGCCGCCTCGCATCACGGCCACGGCAGCGGCCGCGGCGGTGGTGGGCGTGGTCATGCTCGCCCTCGCCTTCAGCGTGTACGCGGCGCGTCAGATTCAACCCGACCAGCGAGCGCAGAACACCCCCGCCTCGCCGATCACGGCCGCCGGCCCGGCGGGGACGCCGGTGCCTGCGCCGTCGCCTCAGGCGCGACCGATAGTCGTCGGCGTTCAGGTCACGGACGCCGTCTGGATCAACGTGACGGTGGACGGCAAGGCTCAGTACTCCGATGCCGGCAAGGTCCTGCCGGCGGGCTCGGTGGTGTACTTCACCGGCGTGGACGTGCGGATAACGAGCGGCAAGGCGGCCGCCACGTTCATCACCATCGACGGGCGCGCGGCCGGCGCCCTGGGGACCGGGGTGGCAACGCGGGAGTTCTCGTCGCAAACTTCATCGTAG
- a CDS encoding DNA translocase FtsK: protein MRRTTSRGSRPSTNGARRASSSRSRSARSKRAVRPHLTPRQAREISGVLFILIALLGLLALASNAGSILTGIRTALLASFGSAWFVPVGAALALGAYLLWPKAPRPRAVDVVSGAGAVLALVGLFGLAAHAGGSTGGAIDRAVIQVVGRWGAWALLVAVVVIGLIVTVHFSPGALVATMVGAGQAAYAERVRLQNLVSPPAAEAKPTPRSAGAASAVPARLAAAFAAPPPATEASEPWELETPAGRPAAVAAPAVARHAPASGDDPLASVMRVAAEPEDDLPEIEWKLPSIALLDTVTAKRERMADEIKRNVRIIESTLETFGVSCKVVGVNPGPAVTQFELQPGAGVQVKRITALQNDLSLALAAAPLRIEAPIPGKAAVGIEVPNKAASLVTIREVLETAAFREGTHALAIGLGNDVSGQSIVADLTRMPHLLIAGATGQGKSVCINALITSLLFQVTPEHLRLLLIDPKRVELTGYNGLPHLALPVLVESHQAAAALRWAVAEMDRRYKMFSAESVRNIAAYNEKAAQRHARHVPYIVIVIDELADLMMVAAGEIEELICRIAQLARAVGIHLVIATQRPSTDIITGLIKANIPSRIAFAVGSQIDSRVILDSGGAEKLLGRGDMLYQPVDAGKPTRIQGAFVSDPEVEGLVNFWRSQGGPRYMEEILEEGAGSEWEGTQAPERKLDPLFARAARAVAAEGAASVSLVQRKFNVGYSRAGRIVDQLAEHRVVGGYQGSKSREVLMTLPDVDELLERLGIE from the coding sequence ATGCGTCGCACCACATCCCGAGGCTCACGTCCTTCGACGAACGGCGCCCGGCGCGCCTCGTCATCGCGTTCCCGCTCCGCTCGAAGCAAACGCGCTGTCCGTCCACACCTCACGCCGCGTCAGGCACGCGAGATCTCAGGCGTCCTCTTCATCCTGATCGCGCTGCTGGGCCTGCTCGCCCTCGCGAGCAACGCTGGCTCGATCCTGACCGGCATTCGCACCGCCCTGCTGGCGAGCTTCGGCAGCGCATGGTTCGTGCCCGTCGGCGCGGCGCTCGCGCTCGGTGCGTATCTGCTGTGGCCCAAGGCGCCCCGACCTCGAGCCGTCGACGTCGTCTCCGGAGCGGGCGCCGTGCTGGCGCTGGTCGGGCTGTTCGGCCTCGCCGCCCACGCGGGCGGATCGACCGGCGGCGCGATCGACAGGGCCGTGATCCAGGTGGTCGGGCGGTGGGGCGCATGGGCCCTGCTCGTGGCCGTGGTGGTGATCGGCCTGATCGTCACCGTCCACTTCAGCCCCGGCGCGCTGGTCGCGACGATGGTGGGAGCCGGCCAGGCCGCCTACGCCGAGCGGGTGCGACTGCAGAACCTGGTCTCGCCGCCGGCGGCTGAAGCCAAGCCCACGCCGCGATCCGCGGGGGCGGCGAGCGCCGTGCCGGCGCGGTTGGCCGCCGCGTTCGCAGCTCCACCGCCGGCCACCGAGGCGTCCGAGCCGTGGGAGCTGGAGACGCCGGCGGGCCGTCCGGCCGCCGTCGCCGCGCCTGCCGTCGCCAGGCACGCACCGGCGAGCGGCGACGACCCGCTGGCCTCGGTCATGCGCGTGGCCGCCGAGCCCGAAGACGATCTTCCCGAGATCGAATGGAAGCTTCCGTCCATCGCCCTGCTCGACACCGTCACCGCCAAGCGCGAGCGCATGGCGGACGAGATCAAGCGGAACGTCCGGATCATCGAGAGCACGCTGGAAACGTTCGGCGTCTCGTGCAAGGTCGTCGGCGTCAACCCCGGGCCGGCCGTCACCCAGTTCGAGCTTCAACCCGGCGCCGGCGTGCAGGTGAAGAGGATCACCGCGCTGCAGAACGACCTCTCGCTGGCGCTGGCCGCCGCACCGCTGCGTATCGAGGCGCCGATTCCGGGCAAGGCGGCCGTCGGCATCGAGGTGCCCAACAAAGCCGCAAGCCTGGTGACCATCCGCGAGGTGCTCGAGACGGCGGCGTTCCGCGAGGGCACGCACGCGCTCGCCATCGGACTTGGCAACGACGTCTCCGGGCAGTCGATCGTCGCCGACCTGACCCGGATGCCGCACCTGCTCATCGCGGGCGCCACCGGCCAGGGCAAGAGCGTCTGCATCAACGCGCTCATCACGAGCCTTTTGTTCCAGGTCACTCCCGAGCACCTGCGCCTGCTCCTCATCGACCCCAAGCGCGTGGAGCTGACCGGCTACAACGGGCTGCCGCACCTGGCGCTGCCGGTGCTGGTCGAGTCGCACCAGGCGGCGGCCGCGCTGCGGTGGGCGGTGGCCGAGATGGACAGGCGCTACAAGATGTTCTCGGCCGAAAGCGTTCGCAACATCGCCGCCTACAACGAGAAGGCGGCCCAGCGGCACGCCCGCCACGTGCCGTACATCGTGATCGTGATCGACGAGCTTGCCGACCTGATGATGGTCGCGGCGGGCGAGATCGAAGAGCTCATCTGTCGCATCGCGCAGCTTGCACGCGCCGTCGGCATTCACCTGGTCATCGCCACGCAGCGACCGTCCACCGACATCATCACCGGCCTCATCAAGGCCAACATCCCGTCGCGCATCGCCTTTGCGGTGGGCTCGCAGATCGACAGCCGGGTGATCCTCGATTCCGGCGGAGCGGAGAAGCTGCTGGGTCGCGGCGACATGCTCTACCAGCCGGTGGACGCCGGCAAGCCCACCCGCATCCAGGGCGCCTTCGTCAGCGACCCCGAGGTCGAGGGGTTGGTGAACTTCTGGCGCTCCCAGGGCGGCCCTCGCTACATGGAGGAGATCCTCGAGGAGGGAGCGGGCTCGGAGTGGGAGGGAACCCAGGCGCCGGAACGCAAGCTGGACCCGCTGTTCGCGCGTGCGGCGCGAGCGGTTGCGGCCGAGGGCGCGGCCTCCGTGTCGCTGGTGCAGCGCAAGTTCAACGTGGGCTATTCGCGGGCGGGCCGCATCGTCGACCAGCTCGCCGAGCACCGGGTGGTCGGCGGCTATCAGGGCTCGAAATCGCGTGAGGTGCTGATGACCCTGCCAGACGTCGACGAGCTCCTGGAGCGTCTGGGCATCGAATGA